One Vicinamibacteria bacterium genomic window, GCACGCCCTGACGAAGAGGTGCTGAAGGCCATTGTTCGCGTGAGGAATAACAAGGCTGGAGTCTACGGCACGGTCACTCGACGCGGGCGCCTCTGTCTAGGGCAGCCCATATTCTTCGAGCTGGCGGCTGAGCATCGGAAGCGCCTGTGAATCGAGCCGGAGCTCATGCCACAGCTCACCGGCATTGGAAAGTCCGAGCCACGCCACTTTACAGGTTGCCGCTGACGCTGACGTTAGGCCCGCAGTGCAGTAGAGTAGACTCCGTCAATGCATAAACCAGCGAATGCGCCAAATGATCTCGAGAAGCAATTCGTGGAGCGTGCCAATGCTGGTGACATCGACGGGCTCGTGGCACTCTATGAATCGAATGCCATCGTGGCTTACGGTGACGGCGAGTTCGCGATTGGGCTGAAAGAAATTCGGGATTTCTTTGTCAAGTTTCTTGCCAGTCGCCCGCGGCTCGATCCGAGCATCCAGGCCCCGGCGCTCTGCAGTGGCGATCTCGCACTGACCTCGTCCCGACTGAGCAACGGAGATATCACCGCTGAAGTGGCCCGACGTCAGCCAGACGGGAGTTGGCTTTGGGTCGTGGATCAGTTTGCCATCAATAGTGAAGAGTAGC contains:
- a CDS encoding nuclear transport factor 2 family protein, whose translation is MHKPANAPNDLEKQFVERANAGDIDGLVALYESNAIVAYGDGEFAIGLKEIRDFFVKFLASRPRLDPSIQAPALCSGDLALTSSRLSNGDITAEVARRQPDGSWLWVVDQFAINSEE